The following coding sequences lie in one Thalassoglobus polymorphus genomic window:
- a CDS encoding cytochrome-c peroxidase, producing the protein MKKTLLIPTLFGLLISSMVATPSFGQETIRDAKKKAKELGPKEVLLGEGDLLQGIPGEGNLTPKDIRAWLKNPEVHRVIRPVLPLGLAAGASQIKGIDETPMTQAKIELGRQLYFDPRLSSDSTISCASCHHPDQGYSHTTRFGVGVQGQEGNRNSPISYNRILSDLQFWDGRALTLEEQAVGPIANPIEMGNSHDACVAALKEIPGYKIQFAAVFGKDGLNIDNVAKALATFERAIVTGPSAYDFSEAMAQYQKIDQDDLKDLLEDDETIAAQYEAIKKGTQELPMSESALRGQKLFFSERVNCAACHVGANLTDEKYHNLGVGIDAEEPDLGRYVVTKDEKDWGAFKTPTVRNVALSPPYMHDGSQKTLMEVVEHYNKGGNPNKNLSDKIVKLNLKDQEKKDLVAFMEALTGSFPQVEHGRLPK; encoded by the coding sequence ATGAAGAAAACACTTTTAATCCCCACACTCTTTGGGTTGCTGATCAGCTCGATGGTTGCGACACCATCGTTTGGTCAAGAAACAATCCGGGATGCTAAGAAGAAAGCCAAAGAACTCGGCCCCAAAGAAGTGCTGCTTGGTGAAGGAGATCTTCTGCAAGGGATTCCAGGAGAGGGAAATCTGACTCCTAAAGACATTCGTGCCTGGCTCAAGAATCCAGAAGTGCATCGAGTGATTCGCCCAGTCCTTCCACTTGGGCTTGCTGCAGGTGCTTCGCAAATCAAAGGGATTGACGAAACTCCAATGACTCAAGCGAAGATCGAGCTTGGTCGACAACTCTATTTTGATCCACGCCTCTCTTCTGATTCAACAATTAGTTGTGCCTCCTGCCACCACCCTGATCAGGGATACTCCCACACCACGCGGTTTGGGGTCGGTGTTCAAGGTCAGGAAGGAAACCGAAACTCTCCGATCAGTTACAACCGAATCCTTTCCGATCTGCAATTCTGGGATGGTCGCGCACTGACACTCGAAGAGCAGGCAGTCGGCCCGATTGCAAATCCCATTGAAATGGGAAACAGCCACGATGCCTGTGTTGCAGCCCTGAAGGAGATTCCTGGCTACAAAATTCAATTCGCTGCAGTCTTCGGCAAAGACGGTCTCAACATCGACAACGTCGCCAAAGCACTTGCAACATTTGAGCGAGCCATTGTCACCGGCCCTTCCGCGTACGACTTCAGTGAAGCGATGGCTCAATATCAAAAAATTGACCAGGACGACCTTAAAGATTTGCTTGAAGATGACGAAACGATCGCCGCTCAGTACGAGGCAATTAAAAAGGGAACTCAAGAACTGCCAATGAGCGAGAGTGCTCTACGCGGTCAAAAGCTCTTCTTCAGCGAACGTGTGAACTGTGCCGCCTGCCATGTTGGAGCAAATCTCACCGACGAAAAGTATCACAACCTCGGCGTTGGGATTGATGCAGAAGAGCCAGACCTCGGTCGGTACGTCGTGACAAAAGACGAGAAAGATTGGGGAGCTTTCAAAACCCCCACCGTTCGAAACGTCGCTCTCTCTCCACCATACATGCACGACGGCAGCCAGAAAACATTGATGGAAGTTGTCGAGCACTACAACAAAGGTGGAAATCCAAACAAAAACCTCAGTGATAAAATCGTCAAGCTCAACTTGAAAGATCAAGAAAAGAAAGATCTCGTTGCCTTCATGGAGGCACTCACCGGATCATTCCCGCAGGTTGAACACGGACGCTTACCGAAATAG
- a CDS encoding outer membrane protein assembly factor BamB family protein, producing MKFCSFASLVLFWNIGITQTLSATLPDPINDWPWWRGPNFNGVAAEHQSPPTQFDEQKNVVWRTAVPGRGHASPVVVGDQIFLATADEQSEMQGVVCFNRTTGKQEWITPVHQGNLPSGVHKKNTHASGTVACNGKHLYVVFYNEDQIKVSCLTVGGDLVWTESAGPFDPEKYKFGYGSSPLLYGESVIVIGEADSGGFLVAFSQRDGSKLWTTPRVAHASYSSPIVGNIAGKEQLLLSGHSEVISYDPKSGEEFWSAPGATLATCGTMVWNGDLVFASGGFPNSETVAIKADGSGTVVWKNKQKCYEQSMLAYDGYLYAHTDAGVGFCWRCSDGKEMWKTRLGGPVSSSITMAGGHLYTATESGEIIVYKLNPEKYEEVARTSLGTELFATPTVAGNRIFYRVAENGPEGRQEYLYCIGEK from the coding sequence ATGAAGTTCTGTTCCTTCGCCAGTCTTGTTCTGTTCTGGAATATAGGGATTACTCAAACGTTATCTGCCACATTGCCAGATCCTATAAATGACTGGCCATGGTGGCGTGGGCCAAATTTCAACGGCGTGGCAGCTGAACACCAATCGCCACCGACCCAGTTCGATGAACAGAAGAATGTCGTCTGGCGAACTGCCGTTCCCGGCCGTGGCCATGCGTCACCAGTGGTTGTGGGAGACCAAATTTTTCTCGCTACTGCGGATGAGCAAAGTGAGATGCAAGGCGTGGTTTGCTTTAACCGCACAACTGGTAAACAGGAGTGGATCACTCCTGTGCATCAAGGGAATCTTCCATCGGGGGTTCACAAGAAGAATACCCATGCCTCGGGAACAGTCGCCTGTAACGGCAAGCATCTTTACGTTGTCTTTTATAACGAAGATCAAATTAAGGTGAGCTGCCTGACTGTTGGCGGGGATCTTGTCTGGACCGAATCGGCAGGCCCATTCGATCCAGAAAAATACAAATTTGGTTATGGCTCATCACCTCTGCTTTATGGTGAAAGTGTCATTGTGATTGGAGAAGCTGACAGCGGCGGTTTCCTCGTTGCTTTCTCCCAGCGTGATGGCTCGAAACTGTGGACGACACCGAGAGTTGCACATGCCAGCTACTCGTCTCCGATCGTTGGAAACATAGCCGGGAAAGAGCAACTTCTGTTGAGTGGGCACTCCGAAGTCATCAGCTACGACCCGAAATCGGGTGAGGAATTCTGGTCAGCTCCCGGTGCGACTCTGGCGACCTGTGGAACGATGGTTTGGAATGGAGACCTTGTTTTTGCCAGCGGAGGTTTTCCAAACTCTGAAACTGTTGCCATCAAGGCGGACGGCTCAGGGACGGTTGTCTGGAAGAACAAACAGAAATGTTATGAGCAATCAATGCTCGCCTACGATGGTTATCTGTACGCTCATACGGATGCAGGAGTCGGTTTTTGCTGGAGATGTTCCGACGGAAAGGAGATGTGGAAAACCCGTTTGGGAGGTCCAGTCAGTTCTTCAATCACGATGGCTGGAGGACACCTCTATACAGCGACTGAGTCGGGGGAAATTATTGTCTACAAACTTAATCCGGAGAAGTACGAAGAAGTTGCTCGTACGAGTTTGGGAACAGAACTGTTTGCGACACCAACCGTTGCAGGCAACCGGATTTTCTATCGTGTCGCCGAGAATGGACCTGAAGGGCGTCAAGAATATCTTTACTGCATTGGTGAAAAGTAA
- a CDS encoding MoaD/ThiS family protein has product MKIQVFFEAQLRQAAGTDSTIVELDDPGSIQNAFSALAASASEDLANRLVDAAGLPQRSLLVFINNQPVSADRFSDPILKETDTLSILPPIAGG; this is encoded by the coding sequence ATGAAAATTCAAGTTTTTTTTGAAGCACAGCTCCGTCAAGCGGCAGGCACCGACTCAACAATTGTCGAGCTTGATGATCCGGGATCTATTCAAAACGCCTTTTCTGCATTAGCAGCTTCGGCGTCAGAGGATCTCGCCAATCGGCTGGTCGATGCCGCAGGACTTCCGCAACGAAGTCTATTGGTTTTCATTAATAACCAACCGGTCTCCGCAGATCGTTTCAGTGATCCAATTTTGAAAGAAACTGACACTCTCTCAATCCTGCCCCCGATCGCCGGAGGGTGA
- a CDS encoding HesA/MoeB/ThiF family protein encodes MSATQQHLTDEEKARYEWQIWTPDIGEAGQEKLKSASVLVSRLGGVGGTVAYYLAAAGIGKLVLAHGGNVKPSDLNRQLLMTTDWLGRPRSESAPKRLRELNPNVEICTVSENINEENVDSLVEQVDLVVDAAPLFSERFAMNRACVEQKKPLVESAMFDFDAQLTTIIPGKTPCLACIYPEDPPHWKREFPVFGAVSGTIAAMAAVEVIKYFTGVGETLQGEMLWANLRRMEFKKLPIQKQPDCPVCSGLT; translated from the coding sequence ATGTCAGCCACTCAGCAGCATCTTACAGACGAAGAAAAAGCACGGTACGAATGGCAAATCTGGACGCCTGACATCGGTGAAGCCGGGCAAGAGAAGCTGAAGTCTGCGAGTGTTCTCGTATCTCGCCTGGGAGGTGTCGGAGGAACGGTCGCATATTACCTCGCTGCAGCCGGTATCGGGAAACTGGTACTCGCACACGGCGGAAACGTGAAGCCGAGTGACTTAAACCGCCAACTCCTGATGACGACAGACTGGCTTGGGCGACCTCGAAGCGAATCGGCACCAAAACGCCTTCGAGAATTAAATCCGAACGTCGAAATCTGCACTGTGAGCGAGAACATCAATGAAGAGAACGTCGACTCTCTTGTGGAGCAGGTCGACCTGGTCGTCGATGCGGCTCCATTGTTCTCTGAACGATTTGCCATGAATCGGGCCTGCGTTGAGCAAAAGAAGCCGCTCGTTGAAAGTGCAATGTTCGATTTCGACGCCCAGTTAACAACGATCATCCCGGGGAAAACACCCTGCCTGGCCTGCATTTATCCGGAAGATCCTCCACACTGGAAACGGGAATTTCCAGTCTTTGGGGCAGTTTCCGGAACGATCGCTGCGATGGCTGCGGTTGAGGTGATTAAGTATTTCACCGGCGTCGGAGAAACTCTTCAAGGAGAGATGCTGTGGGCCAACCTCCGTCGTATGGAATTCAAAAAATTACCGATCCAAAAGCAGCCTGACTGCCCTGTTTGCAGCGGTCTGACGTAA
- a CDS encoding argininosuccinate synthase, producing MADSVVLAYSGGLDTSVLVGWLMDKGYDVHCLYVDLGQPCEDIEAILQKALDIGAKTSIAIDVQEELCRDFAFPVLQWQAKYENIYLLGTSIARPLISKIVLQRAREVGAVAYVHGATGKGNDQCRFQLAAEALDPKVKVIAPWRMDEFRELFPGRSEMLEYCEEKNIPVKATASKPYSSDENCLHISYEAGDLEDPNVDGIPIIDFGMTVSPQEAPDQEALVKIGFESGVPTSVNGTTMGAAEIVKALNQLGGENGVGRIDIVENRFVGMKSRGVYEAPGMTCLYAAHQALEQLTVDRDAAHFRDRLSPEVAEMVYNGFWYCAKMDALMAFINQLQQPVTGEVTLGLYKGNVRIVGRTSPNSLYDEAIASMEAADEADYSQNDAEGFLRILGVPLRVQGKARPRNY from the coding sequence ATGGCAGATTCAGTTGTTTTGGCATATAGCGGTGGGTTAGACACTTCGGTCCTGGTCGGTTGGCTCATGGACAAGGGATATGACGTCCACTGCTTATACGTCGACCTTGGACAACCATGTGAAGACATCGAAGCGATCTTGCAGAAGGCCCTCGACATTGGTGCCAAAACCTCGATCGCTATCGATGTTCAAGAAGAATTGTGCCGCGATTTCGCGTTTCCTGTTCTGCAGTGGCAAGCGAAATACGAAAACATCTACCTCCTTGGGACATCGATTGCTCGTCCATTGATTTCGAAAATCGTTTTGCAGCGAGCACGTGAAGTCGGCGCCGTTGCTTATGTTCACGGAGCGACCGGCAAAGGAAACGATCAATGTCGATTCCAACTGGCCGCTGAGGCACTCGACCCGAAAGTCAAGGTCATTGCTCCGTGGCGAATGGATGAATTTCGTGAGCTTTTCCCTGGCCGCTCAGAGATGCTGGAATACTGCGAAGAAAAAAACATCCCCGTCAAGGCGACCGCTTCAAAGCCTTACTCATCCGATGAGAACTGCCTACACATCAGCTACGAAGCTGGCGACCTCGAAGACCCGAATGTTGATGGAATCCCGATCATCGATTTCGGAATGACAGTCTCTCCACAGGAGGCTCCCGATCAGGAAGCTCTTGTGAAAATTGGCTTCGAATCAGGAGTCCCTACAAGCGTCAACGGGACAACCATGGGGGCGGCTGAAATCGTAAAGGCTCTCAATCAGCTTGGTGGTGAAAATGGTGTCGGACGTATCGACATCGTCGAGAATCGATTCGTTGGAATGAAAAGCCGGGGAGTTTATGAAGCTCCGGGCATGACCTGCTTGTACGCCGCTCATCAGGCTCTTGAGCAACTCACCGTCGACCGGGACGCCGCCCACTTCCGGGATCGCCTTAGCCCGGAAGTCGCTGAGATGGTTTACAATGGCTTCTGGTACTGTGCGAAAATGGATGCGCTCATGGCCTTCATCAATCAGCTTCAACAGCCTGTCACAGGTGAAGTGACCTTGGGTCTCTACAAAGGGAACGTCCGCATTGTCGGTCGGACTTCACCAAATTCTCTTTACGACGAAGCGATTGCATCCATGGAAGCAGCTGACGAAGCAGACTACAGCCAAAACGACGCAGAAGGCTTCCTGCGAATCTTGGGAGTTCCACTCCGCGTCCAAGGCAAAGCCCGCCCCAGAAACTACTAG
- the def gene encoding peptide deformylase yields the protein MQIVHYPHPVLSFKSVDVQQIDGTLRKVVRRMFDLMYEANGIGLAANQVGLPFRFFLVNLAARPDSPDEELVFINPIIKKKKGSEIGEEGCLSLPGLYGDVDRAEEVTIEAFDLSGQGFAMELSELPARVVQHESDHLDGIMFTDRMLEQGQSEDVDIELLKFKMNFKNAQNENLFANDDELLKNVQNMAKSGKIPADFLEIPVHKMTPPQLNDE from the coding sequence ATGCAAATTGTTCATTACCCACATCCTGTACTCTCTTTCAAATCAGTCGATGTTCAACAAATCGATGGGACTTTACGAAAAGTCGTTCGTCGAATGTTTGACCTGATGTACGAAGCCAATGGAATCGGCTTAGCTGCCAATCAGGTTGGCTTACCATTCCGGTTCTTCCTGGTGAATCTTGCTGCCCGCCCGGACAGCCCCGATGAAGAGTTGGTTTTCATCAACCCCATCATCAAAAAGAAAAAGGGGAGTGAAATCGGCGAAGAAGGCTGCTTAAGCCTGCCTGGGCTTTATGGCGATGTCGACCGAGCTGAGGAAGTCACCATTGAAGCATTTGATCTCTCAGGGCAGGGATTTGCCATGGAACTTTCCGAACTTCCGGCCCGAGTCGTTCAACATGAATCCGATCATCTCGATGGAATCATGTTTACAGATCGGATGCTGGAACAAGGGCAAAGCGAGGATGTCGACATTGAGTTACTGAAGTTCAAAATGAATTTTAAGAACGCCCAAAACGAAAACCTCTTTGCGAACGATGATGAACTATTGAAGAACGTACAGAACATGGCAAAGTCTGGGAAAATCCCTGCCGATTTTCTGGAGATTCCAGTCCATAAAATGACCCCACCTCAACTCAATGACGAGTAA
- a CDS encoding MotA/TolQ/ExbB proton channel family protein: protein MMEPIQTTLHQKLRAAMPGALLLFCFMIPVAAQDVNLSDQNIPLVGDSAEIPEFDPSAEIFASEDEAAPAEKVGLPTNVIEIFLSLGYWILPFGLATLIAIWFTTERVVVLRRGRVIPKPFVQRFLKLLEEGELEKDEALQICEDNGSPVAHVFAHGVRKWGKPSVEVEQAIIDGGERQVSSLRRHLQVINGVATVTPLIGLLGTVWGMLKSFNQIALAGAMGKTEQLASGIALALVTTAAGLIVAIPSLIAYMYLSGRVDALVMKMDELAQKVVHNISIEALSDRQQRPRTISSASKGSQKSAG, encoded by the coding sequence ATGATGGAGCCAATTCAAACGACTCTTCACCAAAAACTGCGCGCAGCAATGCCCGGAGCTTTACTGCTGTTTTGCTTCATGATTCCCGTCGCGGCTCAGGATGTGAATCTTTCAGATCAAAATATTCCTCTTGTCGGAGATTCCGCTGAAATCCCGGAATTCGACCCAAGTGCCGAGATTTTCGCCTCTGAGGATGAAGCTGCACCGGCCGAAAAAGTCGGTTTGCCGACCAATGTCATTGAAATTTTTCTGTCACTCGGATATTGGATTCTGCCGTTCGGGCTCGCCACTTTAATTGCAATTTGGTTTACGACCGAACGGGTGGTGGTATTACGCCGCGGAAGAGTCATTCCAAAACCGTTTGTGCAGCGATTCCTCAAGTTGCTTGAAGAGGGGGAATTGGAAAAAGATGAGGCCCTGCAAATTTGCGAAGACAATGGATCTCCCGTCGCTCATGTTTTTGCTCATGGTGTGCGAAAATGGGGGAAACCAAGTGTCGAAGTCGAGCAAGCGATCATCGATGGTGGAGAACGGCAAGTCAGTTCGCTTCGCCGGCATCTTCAGGTGATTAACGGTGTTGCCACAGTGACCCCGTTGATAGGTTTGCTGGGAACCGTTTGGGGGATGCTCAAATCGTTTAATCAAATCGCACTCGCAGGTGCAATGGGGAAAACAGAACAACTGGCATCCGGGATTGCACTCGCTTTGGTGACGACTGCAGCCGGTTTAATCGTCGCGATTCCATCGTTGATTGCGTATATGTATCTCTCCGGACGAGTCGATGCACTGGTGATGAAAATGGACGAACTTGCTCAAAAAGTTGTGCATAACATCTCAATTGAAGCTCTGTCAGATCGACAGCAGCGCCCACGAACGATCTCATCAGCTTCGAAAGGCTCCCAAAAATCAGCGGGGTAA
- a CDS encoding tetratricopeptide repeat protein, with protein sequence MFLLFPAIASADAVGDYNLAVQFYKQQRWKMAGEACEEFINKYPEHVQVPMAHLYWGQSLVHLSEFDAARTQFRAYLSNPKAISDRPLAMYRLGECSYFLDDAKSAEQELTRFLNEHGDHELAEWAIVYLAHSQFQLNKTKEAIRSFEKSLNDYKDGHLKSEAEYGLARALEVDRQSERAEALYRKIAADSANPHAGDAQFHFAASLFSQGKYKEADQAFLALTTAQPKHRLVPLAFLNAGYAEYQSREFRNAIQRFEKAAESEDQLLTAQYWAALSYKSLGEYAQASKIFQESLLAEPNQPLAENIHFQRGDAELRLGNYELALQLFESVYTQWAEGKYSDDSVHSACEAAFQLGDFKKAEDLNELFQSRYADGGLKQVQDLLYGRILMARGDQLEAASPEKKAVYQQAEELLKSVVESTKVDETRKLAQFQLARAYERVGDDDTLIAVLSSVIENEPMSQLDFDALLLRANAYLRKKEYDNAIIDYEAFLKDATPSKLLQDGYTGLVAALIAKQDWENVTANLDRLKEHDPQSTEPHRLGLAAGDAAYDAKLWPQAESFFQIATSEKSGNEYYLAGLSGLGHALYQQEKFAESAKAFEKLTEVQSDDLKLGTHAWYMLGMAHRQAGETEAALTVYEHALEKYQAKTQGADPEVLQTIYSLAKGAARVSRDLMKNAIAENYYNVAFERIQALPEIKNAELDKLIYEWADMHYNAKDYARADELFNLLIEEAPTSDLVDDASLILAESLRFSGKQNEAETAFRKLATNKTVDDFVRQRSLVHLVDLDAEAGEWEQVLADCNTLETEFPENTHRLYVRYRTAESLLHLSRPADAAAILTELMTQLSGQSKEEKPTWWEDVWLLKAESLLEAKDYQNLTKTVDELNTLSPDSKLAHRGELLVGRALEQQAKFVEARAAYTRAIELKSGKGTESAAEAQFRIAESLLKEKNYKAALKEFYRVYAAYDSPEYEAAALYQAARCDVSLKNWKGAVQSYRTLITEFPESQHLGEAKKQLAEIEQAFPDL encoded by the coding sequence ATGTTTTTGTTGTTTCCGGCAATCGCTTCAGCGGATGCAGTTGGGGATTACAATCTGGCTGTTCAATTTTACAAACAGCAACGCTGGAAAATGGCTGGCGAAGCTTGTGAAGAGTTTATTAACAAGTACCCGGAACACGTTCAGGTTCCGATGGCTCATTTGTACTGGGGGCAGTCGCTGGTTCATCTGTCTGAATTTGACGCAGCCAGAACACAGTTTCGAGCGTATCTCAGCAATCCCAAAGCGATCTCCGACCGTCCGTTGGCCATGTATCGTCTTGGTGAGTGCAGCTACTTCTTAGATGATGCCAAATCCGCTGAGCAGGAATTGACGCGATTCCTTAATGAACATGGAGACCACGAGTTGGCAGAATGGGCAATTGTCTATCTTGCGCATTCGCAGTTTCAACTCAATAAAACGAAAGAAGCAATTCGCTCCTTCGAAAAATCATTGAATGACTACAAAGATGGACATTTGAAGAGTGAGGCGGAGTACGGGTTGGCACGCGCATTAGAAGTCGACAGGCAATCGGAGAGGGCGGAGGCTCTCTATCGCAAAATCGCTGCCGATTCTGCAAACCCTCACGCTGGAGATGCTCAATTCCATTTTGCAGCATCGTTGTTTAGTCAGGGGAAGTACAAAGAAGCGGATCAGGCGTTTCTCGCACTCACAACCGCACAACCGAAACATCGACTGGTCCCTTTAGCATTTCTGAATGCTGGATATGCAGAGTATCAGTCCAGAGAGTTTCGAAATGCAATTCAGCGATTTGAAAAAGCGGCTGAGTCAGAAGATCAGTTGTTGACGGCACAGTATTGGGCCGCCCTGAGTTACAAATCGCTTGGTGAATATGCGCAGGCCTCAAAGATTTTCCAGGAGTCACTGTTAGCCGAGCCGAATCAGCCGCTGGCGGAAAATATTCACTTCCAACGTGGAGATGCCGAACTGCGTTTAGGAAATTACGAACTCGCTCTGCAACTCTTCGAGTCGGTTTACACGCAATGGGCAGAAGGAAAGTACTCCGATGATTCTGTGCATTCCGCTTGCGAAGCCGCATTTCAACTAGGCGATTTCAAAAAGGCAGAAGATCTCAATGAGCTCTTTCAATCCCGCTATGCCGATGGAGGGTTGAAGCAGGTTCAAGACCTGTTGTATGGACGAATTTTAATGGCTCGCGGAGATCAGCTTGAGGCCGCATCTCCTGAGAAGAAGGCTGTTTATCAGCAAGCCGAGGAGTTACTAAAAAGTGTCGTGGAGTCAACAAAAGTCGATGAGACAAGAAAACTCGCGCAGTTCCAATTGGCTCGTGCATACGAACGAGTAGGTGATGACGACACACTCATTGCCGTGCTCTCTTCGGTCATCGAGAATGAGCCCATGTCTCAATTGGATTTTGATGCTCTGCTTTTGAGAGCGAACGCGTATCTACGAAAGAAAGAATACGACAACGCCATTATCGACTACGAAGCATTCTTGAAGGATGCGACGCCGAGCAAACTTCTCCAAGATGGGTACACCGGACTCGTTGCAGCCCTGATTGCGAAGCAAGACTGGGAGAATGTCACCGCGAATCTTGACCGACTGAAAGAACACGATCCGCAATCAACCGAGCCTCATCGTTTAGGTCTGGCAGCTGGCGATGCTGCGTACGACGCCAAGTTGTGGCCGCAAGCAGAATCCTTCTTCCAGATCGCTACGTCTGAGAAGTCAGGCAACGAATATTACCTCGCTGGCCTTTCTGGTCTCGGACATGCACTCTATCAGCAAGAGAAGTTTGCGGAATCTGCTAAAGCGTTTGAGAAGCTGACCGAAGTGCAAAGTGATGATCTGAAGCTGGGGACGCATGCCTGGTACATGCTGGGAATGGCTCATCGTCAAGCCGGAGAAACCGAAGCTGCACTGACCGTCTATGAACACGCACTGGAAAAGTATCAAGCGAAAACGCAAGGTGCGGACCCCGAAGTCCTGCAAACAATCTACAGCTTAGCCAAGGGAGCCGCTCGTGTTTCTCGTGACCTGATGAAGAATGCCATCGCAGAAAACTACTACAATGTCGCCTTCGAACGGATCCAGGCACTTCCTGAGATCAAGAACGCTGAGCTGGATAAGCTGATCTATGAGTGGGCGGACATGCACTACAACGCCAAAGATTACGCCCGGGCGGATGAACTTTTCAATTTGCTAATCGAAGAAGCTCCCACGAGTGATTTAGTCGATGATGCCTCGCTGATTCTGGCAGAGAGCCTGAGATTCTCTGGCAAGCAAAATGAAGCTGAAACCGCGTTTCGAAAACTCGCCACGAACAAAACCGTTGACGACTTCGTCCGTCAGCGATCGCTTGTTCATCTCGTCGATCTCGACGCTGAAGCGGGAGAATGGGAGCAGGTTCTGGCTGACTGCAACACTTTGGAAACGGAATTCCCAGAGAATACTCATCGGCTCTACGTTCGCTATCGAACTGCTGAGTCTCTGCTGCACTTGTCGCGACCCGCTGATGCCGCTGCAATTCTCACAGAATTGATGACTCAACTCTCAGGTCAATCGAAAGAAGAAAAGCCGACCTGGTGGGAAGATGTCTGGCTATTAAAGGCAGAGAGCTTGCTGGAAGCCAAGGACTATCAAAATCTCACAAAGACCGTTGATGAGCTGAACACGCTTTCGCCTGATTCCAAACTGGCCCACCGGGGTGAACTTCTCGTCGGAAGGGCTCTCGAACAACAGGCGAAGTTTGTCGAAGCACGTGCAGCCTATACTCGGGCAATTGAACTGAAATCAGGAAAAGGGACCGAATCAGCTGCAGAAGCTCAGTTTCGTATTGCCGAATCCTTACTAAAAGAGAAGAATTACAAAGCTGCGCTGAAGGAGTTTTATCGAGTTTACGCAGCATACGACTCTCCTGAATACGAAGCAGCCGCACTCTATCAAGCAGCACGATGCGATGTTTCGCTGAAGAACTGGAAAGGTGCCGTGCAATCGTACAGGACGTTGATTACAGAATTCCCTGAAAGTCAGCACCTTGGAGAAGCGAAAAAGCAGCTAGCGGAGATCGAACAAGCATTTCCAGATTTGTAA